TATGGACTAACACCAGCCGCTTACAGAAAAATCTGCACAAATCTTCAAGATTAAAAATCTTAATTATTTCATCTTGTCTCTTCCAATTAACTAAGGTAGACAAGATGGAAAACCTCACTGCATTTTCATTATTTGCAATTGTTGCCTCAATTACTCCAGGCCCGACCAACTTTATAATTTTAAGTTTAAGTAGTCATTATAAAATTTCTAAAACACTTCCCGTTATTTTAGGTTCTTGTATTGGAGCAGCCTTACTTGTATTAGTGGTTGGTATTGGCCTTGGCTCCACTATTCTTGCTTACCCTGCTATTCAAAAAACTATGACATGGAGTGGTTTAATCTGGCTCACCTTTCTAGCTTGGAAATTATATAACTACAATCCTGTTATCTCTTTAGAAAAAAATGAACAATACCCTCCTATTGGTTTTAAAGCTGCTTTTTTAATGCAAGCGATTAATCCTAAAACATGGATGATGGCTTTTGCAGTTATTAGCGTCTATACAAAACAGGGACAAGATATCTTGATAAATGTCTCAATTTTATCCTGCATTTTTTTACTTATAGCATTTCCTTGTCTCTACCTATGGGCCTTAGTAGGCAGACTAAGTACTCGGCTTCTTTCAAAACCAAAACATATAAATATTTTTAACAAAATAATGGCTATTATATTACTAGCCTCAGTCTGGTGGCCCATGTTCCCTAGATTTTGATCATCCAAACCTAATCAAAATAGATAAGGAAATCTATTTTTAACAAACATATTTTAAATTTATAACTTTAAATTATTACTTTTCATTATACAAATTATAAAAACTCATATTAACTAACTTTTTAATAATAATATTTTTAATTCATCAAGTTTTATTTAAAAATAATGATTGAAAATCCGATGTTACTTTTTGTTATTTATGTAAAGACCATCCCAACAATAATTTTAAATAAACATCTGTAAAATATAAAGTTTTATTCATACAACTTTGTAAAATTAGGTTATTTTTTATACAAATGTAGGCAATGTCTCACAATTATGTAAGCTAAAGCTTACAACATAATTAATTGTTTTTCCTATAATTAATTTCAGTACATATAAGCACTCTTTACTATTAAATAGAAAGCTGAATATTAATAAAGAGATCTGGAGAAAATGATAAAGTCATCTTTATTAATATAAAAAGTCTCAATAATAGAAAAAGAATCTCAAAAAATGAATATGTACTATCTTTCCTCTGGAAACAGAGGAAAGATTACTTTTTAAATCTTCAGATAGGATATAAAGAATGTTTATTGCAAAAAATATATTTGTATATTTACTATCAATGTTAGCTTTATGCTTACTAATTATTCTTTTTAACTATCTAGGAATGAATCAGACACTAAATCTCATCATTTCTTCAGCGCTCTTTGGAATATTTATTACTTGGTACTACAAAGGAAGCGGACTGTGTATTGCCCTTTTTAGCTTTTTTTACTGGGCAATGTTTGTGATTAGTCAAAGTTTAGAAGTGATATGGATGCTGTCGATTTCAGTAATTGTTTATTTAGTCATGACACAAATCGTACCTAAACTCAAACACATCCATATCGGTATCGCATCTAATAGCTAGAACGGGTTTACTCCCCGATTCACCATTCCAACTTTTTTAACCGTATTCATCTTAGTTTGCTCTGCAATTAAGAGTTCATTTAAGAAAAATTTGAGGTTTTGCTGGTTCAGCAAAAGCGGGTTAAAGGTATTCTCTCCCATGTTAAGAAAGAAAGCTTCAATATTTGTATTACGCTGCACGTATTTCATTGACCAACGCTGAAAAGAGTGTTCATCAATGGAGTATGTGCATAACCATTTAATATTATAATGCCTTTGATCTTTTTGAATTTTTTCAAATAATCTTTCAACGACCTCTTGTTCGCCTTCTAGACATTGAAAAAATGCATTATCGGCATAATAAAGCACCCCACAAATCCCGTTTAAATCGTTGAAATCACGAGCTTCTGTCAGAATATCACGTAAATCTTGTAGCAAATCTTCATTTTTTTCATTTCGTTGGCTGGCATAACACAGGCGAACGTTCATAAGACTTCCGTGAAATATAAAATTTCATTATTAATGGAATTTTCAACTTAACATACCTTTATTTAAAATACTTTATATTTCATTATTATAAAAAATTTATAAGTTTGCTTATTTCAATAAAAAGCCCGAATCTAGTTCGAGCTTTTTATTTAAAATGAAAAATTATTTAACACGTTCAATTTGTAATACTTCAATTTCAGTCGGTTTAACGCGGTGGGTATCAACTTCACCCACAATACGCACTTTATCTCCAACCTTTAACTGCCAACCATTTGCCAAATCATCATCGACATCAATCACGATTGAACCTGTTTTGTCTTTAAATTCATAATGGTCGCCAGCAATATGCTTAACAATAGTACCAGTTAAGGTTACCCCTGTTTCATCAGCTAAAGTTTTAGCTTTTGAAACAGTGACTACATTTTTTGCTGCTTGATTAAGTAAAGCGGGATCTGTTCTTGCAAATGCTGCACTACTAGTTAATAAAACAAGTCCAGTGAGTGTGGTAAATAATATTTTTTTCATGAATATTCTCCTCGTTATTTTATCTATAGCTATCTAAACAATTTATGAAAACCGTGAGTTTTAGCTTTTGTGATTTTTTGTGTCATCGTGTCAGATATACAGCACTATTGTTGAGAAGGTCTTTGCGTTGGCCTAGATGTTTGTATGGTCATAATGAAAAAAAACCACATCGGGTGATGTGGCAAAAAGGTATAGCTCAATGAACACTAAACTACTATGTATAACAGAGGATCTGAGTTTAGAATATACTGTAATTATTAAAATAATCTTAAGAAAATAAGTTTAATTAAAGATTTTCTAAAAATTTTGATAAGCCTTCTGGCGCTCTTCCTTCGAGTCGACTACTGGTAGTTACCCGAACTAAATTGCTCCATGTAATATTACAGCACTGCCTTATCAGTTTTTGAATGAGCGAAACATCTTCATGGCAAGGAACAGGTTCAAAACCGCCTACTTGCATATAAGCAGCAGCACTAAAACTTAAATTTGCGCCATGAATATGGTGATGATCCATACAATCCTGATAATGCGATAAATATTTTTTTTGTTTCATAACTGATAAACGGCTAAGGTCATCTAAAGTCACAATACCGCAAATTGCATCTGTAGGTTGATGCAAAATCTGGCAGCGTAACCAGTCAGGGCTAACCACACTATCAGCATCTGTACAAGCCAGCCAAGTTGCGCCGTTTTGAATAAGTTGGCGGATACCTAAGTCCCGCGCTTTTCCGACACATGCATAATTGCATTCAATCCAGCTTACTTCGTAGCGCTGTACAATTGAACGCGACTGATCCGTACAACTATCAAGTACGACCATGACCTCGACTTGTTCATCCGGTACTTTTTCAATCGCCTCCTGAATTGATTGCAAACAGGCTGGCAAATGTTGCTCTTCATTATGCGCTGGAACTACAACACCTATTTTCATCGTAATTGTTCTCGCTGAGCTATTGATGAAGGATTAACCGTCCAAACATCGACCATAAAGTCCGGATCGTTCAGACTTAAATAGTGATGAAATGGAAAAGATTGTTGAAAGCTTTGATGGACTTTTTGGGCATTCAATTCAAAATCCTGAATATCATGTCGCCAATGGCAACACAAAATTTCCCCTTCCGGGTTTAAGGCCTGCTTTAACTGTTCAATAAACTCACCTAACTCATCGAATGTGAGGTAGTACGCCACTTCGCTAATTACAATCAGGTCAAATTTTTGTTCATAAAAATCTTCAGGTATTTTTCTATTTTCAACAGTCACATGTTCAAATGCTTCTAACCGTTGAGATGCGAGCTGAACGGCTTGCTTCGACACATCAATACATAACAGATGAGCAGCGCGCTGAGCCAGATAAACACTTAAATGCCCATTTGAACAACCAATTTCTAAAACTTTTTCATAGTGTGGTCGTGTTAATAATGCAAGGCAGATTTGTCTTTTACGGGCTTCATACCAGTGATAGTCATAGCCCCATGGGTCATTATTACTACGATACAACTCTTCAAAATACACACGAGAATGAATCACTCAGATATACCTCATAAGGCATTAAAAGACGGCTAATCGCACTTGAGGATAAAACGGCGGAATTTCCTGTGCTCTCATCGGCTTCAAGTTGTGTTTTAAATTGCATAACCGCCTGATGTTTTTTAATTAACTGGTTTTCAGTTAAGGCATAAGCTTTTGCTTTGGACCAGTTAATTCGTGTGTCAAAAGGCTCTGCCCAATGCCATGCCCAAATCAATACATGCAAACATAGTAAGTCCCGAGCTTCGGCAAAAGCTTGTACTGTTTTCCCGACAGCCTCATGATCTGGATGGCCATCAAGTGCATAGCTACAAATTAAAATATCTTCGGGCTGAACTATTTGGCTAAGCGCCTGATTCAATTGATCAGTCTGTAAATGAATTTGACCATCCATTAGATTTAAACCAATCCGTTCAGAAAAAGCTGAAATACCTAAAGTGTTTAAAGCAGCCAATGTTTCTTGCGGACGTAAATCGTTCAATTGGTCAGGAGTATATTTCACTGAATGAGGATGGCTTTGTGTTCCATTACTGACTGCCAAAATGACAATATGGCAGTTTTGCTCGACTAGCTGCTGCATTAAACCGCCACAACCCAGCACTTCGTCATCAGGATGCGGAGCAACAATCACCACTCTTTTAGACTGAAACAACTTTAAATTCAGCCGATCTAAAGGATTTTTTTTAAATGCCTCAAGCCACATGAATTCGGGTGTGCCTTCACCTGAAATCATACGGTCCT
The window above is part of the Acinetobacter baumannii genome. Proteins encoded here:
- a CDS encoding LysE family translocator; its protein translation is MENLTAFSLFAIVASITPGPTNFIILSLSSHYKISKTLPVILGSCIGAALLVLVVGIGLGSTILAYPAIQKTMTWSGLIWLTFLAWKLYNYNPVISLEKNEQYPPIGFKAAFLMQAINPKTWMMAFAVISVYTKQGQDILINVSILSCIFLLIAFPCLYLWALVGRLSTRLLSKPKHINIFNKIMAIILLASVWWPMFPRF
- a CDS encoding AnBLUF65 family BLUF photoreceptors, yielding MNVRLCYASQRNEKNEDLLQDLRDILTEARDFNDLNGICGVLYYADNAFFQCLEGEQEVVERLFEKIQKDQRHYNIKWLCTYSIDEHSFQRWSMKYVQRNTNIEAFFLNMGENTFNPLLLNQQNLKFFLNELLIAEQTKMNTVKKVGMVNRGVNPF
- a CDS encoding NirD/YgiW/YdeI family stress tolerance protein; translation: MKKILFTTLTGLVLLTSSAAFARTDPALLNQAAKNVVTVSKAKTLADETGVTLTGTIVKHIAGDHYEFKDKTGSIVIDVDDDLANGWQLKVGDKVRIVGEVDTHRVKPTEIEVLQIERVK
- a CDS encoding glycosyltransferase family 2 protein, producing MKIGVVVPAHNEEQHLPACLQSIQEAIEKVPDEQVEVMVVLDSCTDQSRSIVQRYEVSWIECNYACVGKARDLGIRQLIQNGATWLACTDADSVVSPDWLRCQILHQPTDAICGIVTLDDLSRLSVMKQKKYLSHYQDCMDHHHIHGANLSFSAAAYMQVGGFEPVPCHEDVSLIQKLIRQCCNITWSNLVRVTTSSRLEGRAPEGLSKFLENL
- a CDS encoding class I SAM-dependent methyltransferase; the protein is MIHSRVYFEELYRSNNDPWGYDYHWYEARKRQICLALLTRPHYEKVLEIGCSNGHLSVYLAQRAAHLLCIDVSKQAVQLASQRLEAFEHVTVENRKIPEDFYEQKFDLIVISEVAYYLTFDELGEFIEQLKQALNPEGEILCCHWRHDIQDFELNAQKVHQSFQQSFPFHHYLSLNDPDFMVDVWTVNPSSIAQREQLR
- a CDS encoding PIG-L deacetylase family protein is translated as MGTLKHPLVEDRMISGEGTPEFMWLEAFKKNPLDRLNLKLFQSKRVVIVAPHPDDEVLGCGGLMQQLVEQNCHIVILAVSNGTQSHPHSVKYTPDQLNDLRPQETLAALNTLGISAFSERIGLNLMDGQIHLQTDQLNQALSQIVQPEDILICSYALDGHPDHEAVGKTVQAFAEARDLLCLHVLIWAWHWAEPFDTRINWSKAKAYALTENQLIKKHQAVMQFKTQLEADESTGNSAVLSSSAISRLLMPYEVYLSDSFSCVF